The Helianthus annuus cultivar XRQ/B chromosome 16, HanXRQr2.0-SUNRISE, whole genome shotgun sequence genome includes a window with the following:
- the LOC110918407 gene encoding uncharacterized protein LOC110918407, protein MSDHFSVEEFSSLTNDRAWYNIIFVKVEFIWHDVDGKRLVVIFLDQHRQKIVAFVPQNLIHKYNDASLMGGFFSLNHFQIENLNYLECPKYQNYVLVWSEKKIVINEYTKLSSLTLTIPRGASLYPLVPSIIELKHDRRPQMDIVDVVGRIIEGKRDRCCFELSLQDKTGHTIQLFLSALKPSDVIRSIRAVQQRSIIYVSRLKLVHLPDSMLCFTHEHSNN, encoded by the exons ATGTCTGATCATTTTTCCGTTGAAGAATTTTCATCATTGACAAATGATAGAGCATGGTATAATATAATCTTTGTTAAGGTGGAGTTTATTTGGCATGACGTCGATGGAAAGAGATTAGTGGTTATATTTCTTGATCAACAC AGACAAAAAATTGTTGCGTTCGTCCCACAAAATTTGATACACAAATATAATGACGCGTCATTGATGGGTGGTTTTTTTTCGTTGAATCATTTCCAAATTGAGAATCTCAACTATCTTGAGTGCCCAAAGTACCAGAATTACGTGTTAGTTTGGTCCGAGAAGAAAATTGTCATCAACGAATATACAAAGCTTTCTTCACTTACGCTTACGATTCCAAGGGGTGCTTCTTTATATCCATTGGTCCCTTCCATTATAGAATTGAAGCATGACAGGAGACCTCAAATGGATATTGTTG ATGTGGTTGGGAGAATAATAGAAGGCAAACGTGATCGATGTTGTTTTGAACTTTCTCTTCAAGATAAGAC TGGTCACACAATACAATTGTTTTTGTCTGCCCTGAAGCCTTCCGATGTGATACGTTCCATTCGAGCCGTGCAACAAAGGTCCATCATATATGTATCACGTCTCAAGTTGGTTCATCTACCAGATAGTATGTTATGCTTTACACATGAACATTCTAATAATTAG
- the LOC110919315 gene encoding F-box/kelch-repeat protein At3g17530, translating to MADLPTHTIVFEILTRLPAKDVGRSKSVCKQWYALLSTQDFVKIHCSRSVVSSNQRVLLIDDLTCSVRPIISNNNDYGPSSTVTFPFHHQNNDVSILSHLNGLLCVCLNDTYELLLWNPTTTAFKRLSTPDSHGFYINNLDAIGLYVDADDDYKVLHIKRRSGVLGVYVYSREVDSWRNIPFITRQEYLSPHFNWSAGTFCGGTLYFTVCECWIGGTNVVICFDVNSEQFKEISFPPVPSNGMVQGVLVNVKNVLHMFASTGMFEMTHDLWTLQGDYWIKVLSCPPIPPISLSLWCDITHYVTNGNWFVMTKLGKLFTIEMDMKPFECFYPVSWFRGFKGAVFVQTIVSPSI from the coding sequence ATGGCTGACCTTCCTACTCATACAATCGTGTTTGAGATATTAACGAGGCTGCCAGCAAAGGATGTAGGTCGTTCTAAGAGTGTATGTAAGCAATGGTATGCGTTATTGTCAACACAAGATTTCGTAAAGATACATTGTTCTCGCTCAGTAGTTTCATCTAACCAGAGAGTTCTACTAATTGACGACCTAACGTGTTCTGTTCGTCCAATCATCTCTAATAACAATGACTATGGTCCAAGCTCAACAGTTACATTTCCATTCCATCACCAAAATAATGATGTCTCAATACTTTCACATTTGAACGGATTGTTGTGTGTTTGCTTGAATGATACATACGAGCTGcttctttggaatccaacaacTACTGCTTTCAAGCGTTTGTCAACCCCTGATTCTCATGGATTCTATATAAATAACCTTGATGCCATTGGTTTGTACGTTGACGCTGACGATGATTACAAGGTCTTGCATATAAAGCGTAGGAGTGGTGTACTTGGTGTCTATGTTTATTCTAGGGAAGTAGACTCTTGGAGAAATATTCCTTTCATAACAAGACAAGAGTACCTAAGCCCTCATTTCAATTGGTCAGCTGGCACATTTTGTGGTGGTACTCTATATTTCACTGTTTGCGAATGTTGGATTGGAGGTACGAATGTGGTGATTTGTTTTGATGTTAATTCGGAGCAGTTCAAGGAGATAAGCTTTCCACCCGTTCCTTCTAATGGAATGGTTCAAGGTGTTTTAGTTAATGTAAAAAATGTGCTTCACATGTTTGCTAGCACTGGCATGTTTGAGATGACGCATGACCTATGGACACTACAAGGGGATTACTGGATTAAGGTCTTATCATGTCCTCCGATCCCCCCGATATCATTGTCATTGTGGTGCGATATAACACATTATGTGACAAATGGTAATTGGTTTGTGATGACTAAATTAGGGAAGTTGTTTACAATTGAAATGGATATGAAGCCCTTCGAATGTTTTTATCCCGTTTCTTGGTTTCGAGGTTTTAAGGGTGCGGTGTTTGTGCAGACCATTGTTTCACCAAGTATTTAG
- the LOC110936332 gene encoding 40S ribosomal protein S4, producing MARGLKKHMKRLNAPKHWMLDKLGGAFAPKPSSGPHKSRECLPLILILRNRLKYALTYREVQSILMQRHVLVDNKVRTDKTYPAGFMDVVSIPKTNESFRLLYDTKGRFRLHSIRDEESKFKLCKVRSVQFGSKGIPYINTYDGRTIRYPDPLIKANDTIKLDLESNKIVDFIKFDVGNVVMVTGGRNTGRVGILKSREKHKGSFETVHIQDATGHEFATRLGNVFTLGKGSKPWVSLPKGKGIKLTIIEEARKRQAAQDATA from the exons ATG GCTAGAGGTTTGAAGAAACATATGAAGAGGCTCAATGCTCCTAAGCATTGGATGCTTGATAAACTTGGTGGTGCTTTT GCTCCCAAGCCATCATCTGGACCTCATAAATCAAGGGAATGCTTGCCCTTGATCCTCATCTTGAGGAACAGGTTGAAGTATGCTTTGACTTACCGTGAGGTTCAATCTATTTTGATGCAACGACATGTGCTTGTTGATAACAAGGTCAGGACTGACAAGACTTACCCTGCGGGTTTCATGG ATGTCGTCTCAATTCCGAAGACCAATGAAAGTTTCCGACTTCTATATGATACAAAGGGCAGGTTCAGGCTTCACTCCATCAGGGACGAGGAATCAAAG TTCAAGTTGTGCAAAGTTAGGTCTGTTCAATTTGGTTCAAAGGGGATTCCATACATCAACACTTATGACGGCCGGACAATTCGCTACCCAGATCCACTCATCAAAGCTAACGACACCATCAAACTCGATTTGGAGTCGAACAAGATCGTTGATTTTATCAAGTTTGATGTCGGGAATGTTGTCATGGTGACAGGTGGACGCAACACTGGTCGTGTTGGAATCCTTAAAAGCAGAGAAAAACATaagggcagctttgagacggttcACATTCAAGATGCCACTGGGCACGAGTTTGCCACCCGTTTGGGAAATGTGTTTACTCTTGGAAAAGGTTCAAAGCCTTGGGTATCACTCCCCAAGGGTAAGGGTATCAAGTTGACAATCATTGAGGAGGCTAGGAAAAGGCAGGCTGCTCAAGATGCAACTGCATAG